A single genomic interval of Mobula hypostoma chromosome 7, sMobHyp1.1, whole genome shotgun sequence harbors:
- the rnf44 gene encoding RING finger protein 44 isoform X4, with the protein MRPWEITVNRRPPSAPFNQRRFSGERCNTPAHHRRSFSLFTFLPVCCSPPARRQWGRRDRPLHNPINQDESYHPPYLQQMPIDENRSYNHTNLSPRMLHPAAHPPQQNPVMVDLHEQMHQGTVPVSYTVTTVTAHGFPLHAGQHIPGCNTQQVPACSVMFSGQHYPVCCVPPPLIHACTMQHLPVSYQTFPPLISSEHFILHPPHLPPHQHPHLPPLSQFVPIQPQHPRLPLQRIENEVEMRGDQHPVGGFTYPPSHHPPAMPTSVPLQYLPHDPLHQELPFGVPYPHVMPRRMTGQRYRLQQPLPPPPPYYPSFLPYFLSMLPVPPAVGPAISVELEVEDVEVENYEALLNLAERLGEAKPRGLTKADIEQLPSYRFNPENHQSEQTLCVVCFSDFESRQLLRVLPCNHEFHAKCVDKWLKTNRTCPICRADASEVHRDLE; encoded by the exons ATGCGACCATGGGAAATAACAGTGAATAGGCGGCCTCCCTCAGCCCCTTTCAACCAGCGACGATTCTCAGGGGAAAGGTGCAACACACCAGCACATCACAGGAGAAG TTTCAGTCTTTTTACATTCTTGCCGGTTTGTTGCAGTCCTCCAGCGCGACGCCAGTGGGGTAGGCGTGACAGACCTTTGCATAATCCCATCAACCAGGATGAAAGCTACCACCCTCCATATTTACAGCAAATGCCTATAGATGAAAACCGATCTTACAATCATACAAACCTATCACCACGTATGCTTCACCCAGCTGCTCATCCTCCGCAGCAAAATCCTGTAATGGTGGATCTGCACGAACAG ATGCATCAAGGAACAGTCCCTGTGTCCTATACTGTCACCACAGTAACGGCACATGGGTTTCCACTCCACGCGGGGCAACATATTCCAGGGTGCAACACGCAACAGGTCCCAGCATGCTCAGTAATGTTCAGTGGACAGCACTACCcagtctgctgcgttccaccaccT CTGATTCATGCATGCACAATGCAGCATCTGCCAGTCTCTTATCAAACCTTCCCCCCTCTTATCTCCAGTGAACATTTTATATTGCACCCTCCCCATCTGCCACCCCACCAACATCCTCACCTTCCCCCTTTGAGCCAGTTTGTTCCAATCCAGCCACAGCATCCACGACTG CCCTTGCAGAGGATAGAGAATGAAGTTGAAATGAGAGGGGACCAGCATCCAGTTGGGGGTTTTACATACCCCCCATCACATCATCCCCCTGCCATGCCTACTTCTGTCCCTCTGCAATATCTTCCTCATGACCCTTTACATCAGGAGTTGCCATTTGGAGTG CCATACCCACATGTTATGCCACGGAGAATGACTGGACAACGATACCGCTTACAGCAGCCTTTGCCACCACCTCCACCCTATTACCCCAGTTTCCTGCCATATTTCTT ATCAATGCTTCCAGTGCCTCCTGCTGTGGGACCAGCTATCAGTGTGGAGCTCGAGGTGGAGGATGTGGAAGTTGAAAACTATGAG GCACTGCTAAACTTGGCCGAGCGACTGGGAGAAGCTAAGCCGCGGGGGCTCACCAAAGCAGACATAGAGCAGCTTCCGTCCTATAGGTTTAATCCTGAAAACCACCAATCAGAACAAACCTT gtgtGTAGTGTGCTTTAGCGATTTTGAGTCGAGGCAGCTACTTAGAGTCTTACCCTGCAACCATGAGTTCCACGCCAAGTGTGTTGATAAATGGCTGAAG